GCGGGATCTTTTTGGTGTCTACTTCCCTGCGAGGATCGCCTTGGCCGCCGCCTGATAGGTGCGCCCGATCCGCACACTCTCCCCGTCGCTCAGCTCCGCGTACCACGCGCCCAGCCCGTCATGGCGCAGCTTCACGATCCGGTCGCGCCGCACGATTGTCGATCGGTGCAGCCGGATGAAGCATTCGGGGTCGAGCCGCCGCTCCAGTTCGGTGATCGTCTGGTGAATCAGATAGCTGCGCCCATTCACGCTCAGCCGCATATAGTCGCGCTCGGCGTCGATCCGCTCGATCTCCGACGCCCCGATCCGCACCATCTCGGAACGGTACGGCACCCAGAATTCCTCGGTCCAGCGGGACGGCGGCGATAGCGGCTCGACACTGCGCCTGCCAATCGCCTCGACCGCCCGCGTCACCGCGCGCGCCAGCCGCTCGGCGCTTACAGGCTTCAGCACATAATCCACCGCCGAAACGTCGAACGCCGCCACAGCATGCTGGTCGAACGCGGTGCAAAAAATCACCGCCGGCCGGTGCGGCGCGGTGGCAAGCGATGCCGCCACCGACATGCCATCGAAATGGGGCATCGCGATGTCGAGCAGCACCAGGTCGGGCCGCAGCGCATCGATCATGCGTAGTGCCGCCTCACCGTCCACTGCGGTGCCGATCAGGTCGATCTCCGCCAGCCCCGCGCACAAGATCTGCATCCGCTCGACCGCCAGCGGCTCGTCGTCGACGATCAGGGTACGCAACCGTTCAGCAGCCATGAGTCGTCACCGGGATGCGAATGGTGACGGCGAACCCGCCCTCGGGCCGTGGCCCGGCATCAATCGACGCTGCGTCGCCGAACCGGACGGTCAGCCGGTCACGAACATTGCGCAGGCCGACACAGGTACCCTGTTGACCCTGAACCGCCTCGCCATCGTCGATAACCTCGACCACCAACCAGGCGCCGTCAATCCACGCGCGGACCAGCACCTCTACCGGTCGCCTAGCCGGGGCGACGCCGTGCTTGATCGCATTTTCGATCAATGGCTGGAGCAGCAGGCCCGGAACACAGGCCCTCTCCGCGTCCGGCGCGATGTCGAACGTGCTGCGCAAGCGCTGGGGGAAGCGGATCGCTTCAATCTCCAGATACAGCCGCTGCAATGCGATCTCGTCCGCCAACGGCACATCCTCGGTCGGCTCGGCGGCAAGACTGGTCCGGAAGAATGTCGACAGGTTGAGGATCATCGTCTCGGCGTCCTCACGCCGCCCCGTCATCACCAGCGACGAGATCGAATTGAGCGTGTTGAACAGGAAATGCGGGTTCACCTGGTATCGCAGTGCGCGAAGCTCCGCGGTCTGGGCCGCGGTCCGCAACCGCGCGGTCTCACGCTCCGACGCTCGCACCGCACCGGCATAGGACAGCGCCAGATAGAAGATCGCCCAGGCGAGGTTGAAGAAATACCAATGGATCGCGTTGTCGGCGATCACAGAGGCGGGTCCCTTCTTCATCTCCCGCTTTTCTTGCGCCTTGTGCGTTTCGGACTTCTCGGCGTCCAACTTCTCCATCTCGGGTCTGGGGTCGACGACATAGAATGACAGATAGTTGACCGTCGAATAGGCCGTGGACGTAGCTGCGGCGAACAGAAACGCCGCCGCAACCCGCACCCTCAGGCTGCGCTGCTCCAGCGAGCGGAGCGCAAGATACATCAACGTCGTGAACCCGATCCCGAACAGCGACACCCATGCGCGGTTGTCAAGCATCTGCAAATGTCCCGGATAGTCCATGATCCAGGCGCGCAGCGTGACGCTGACATAGTAGAACACCCAGAAGCCGACGATCGACAGCAGGGCGATCCGCGGTGGAACCTTGAAGCGGGAGGCGTTGGTGGGGGGTG
The genomic region above belongs to Sphingomonas sp. J315 and contains:
- a CDS encoding LytR/AlgR family response regulator transcription factor, with the translated sequence MAAERLRTLIVDDEPLAVERMQILCAGLAEIDLIGTAVDGEAALRMIDALRPDLVLLDIAMPHFDGMSVAASLATAPHRPAVIFCTAFDQHAVAAFDVSAVDYVLKPVSAERLARAVTRAVEAIGRRSVEPLSPPSRWTEEFWVPYRSEMVRIGASEIERIDAERDYMRLSVNGRSYLIHQTITELERRLDPECFIRLHRSTIVRRDRIVKLRHDGLGAWYAELSDGESVRIGRTYQAAAKAILAGK
- a CDS encoding sensor histidine kinase — encoded protein: MFYYVSVTLRAWIMDYPGHLQMLDNRAWVSLFGIGFTTLMYLALRSLEQRSLRVRVAAAFLFAAATSTAYSTVNYLSFYVVDPRPEMEKLDAEKSETHKAQEKREMKKGPASVIADNAIHWYFFNLAWAIFYLALSYAGAVRASERETARLRTAAQTAELRALRYQVNPHFLFNTLNSISSLVMTGRREDAETMILNLSTFFRTSLAAEPTEDVPLADEIALQRLYLEIEAIRFPQRLRSTFDIAPDAERACVPGLLLQPLIENAIKHGVAPARRPVEVLVRAWIDGAWLVVEVIDDGEAVQGQQGTCVGLRNVRDRLTVRFGDAASIDAGPRPEGGFAVTIRIPVTTHGC